A DNA window from Vigna angularis cultivar LongXiaoDou No.4 chromosome 1, ASM1680809v1, whole genome shotgun sequence contains the following coding sequences:
- the LOC108328997 gene encoding short-chain dehydrogenase ptmH: MSDRKVVLVTGCAKGGIGYEYCKAFAEKKCHVFASDISERMQDMSELQSDNIETLELDVSCDESVSSAVANVISKHGRIDILINNAGIGSTGPLAELPLDTIRKAWEINTLGQLRMVQHVVPHMAMRRSGSIVNVGSVVGQVSTPWAGSYCASKAAVHAMSNSLRLELRPFGINVVLVLPASVRSNFGRANTERLGNYEWKLYKDFKEVIEERARASQGNKATDGRVFARHVAKRVLRPKPPKQIVFGHMTALFAFLSWSPLWVRDQFFATRFGLTKKV, encoded by the coding sequence TTGCTGAGAAAAAATGCCACGTTTTTGCCTCTGACATCTCAGAACGGATGCAAGACATGTCAGAGTTGCAGTCAGATAACATAGAGACATTGGAGCTTGATGTGTCTTGTGATGAAAGCGTGTCTTCAGCTGTGGCGAATGTTATATCAAAACATGGTCGCATAGATATATTGATTAATAATGCTGGAATAGGTAGCACTGGACCATTGGCTGAGTTGCCACTAGATACAATTAGAAAGGCTTGGGAAATCAACACACTAGGGCAACTAAGAATGGTGCAGCATGTGGTGCCTCACATGGCTATGAGAAGAAGTGGGAGTATAGTAAATGTTGGAAGTGTGGTAGGCCAAGTTTCAACCCCTTGGGCAGGGTCTTATTGTGCTAGCAAGGCTGCAGTGCATGCCATGTCAAACAGTTTGCGCCTAGAACTTAGGCCTTTTGGGATCAACGTAGTTCTAGTTTTGCCAGCCTCTGTGAGATCAAACTTTGGGAGGGCCAATACGGAGAGATTGGGTAATTATGAGTGGAAGCTTTATAAGGACTTTAAAGAGGTGATTGAAGAGCGAGCTAGAGCTTCTCAGGGTAACAAAGCAACGGATGGTAGAGTTTTTGCTAGACATGTGGCTAAAAGGGTTTTACGCCCTAAACCACCAAAACAAATTGTTTTTGGTCACATGACTGCTTTATTTGCCTTCCTCTCATGGTCTCCCCTTTGGGTCAGAGATCAATTTTTCGCAACCCGTTTTGGCCTAACCAAAAAAGTTTAA